In Nostoc piscinale CENA21, the genomic stretch TAGAAGTGCTACTAGTTGATTCAACTACAGTAACGCTTGCTGGATTGTATAAAGCCATTATTCAACACACTCCACAAAAGAAAGCTTGCAATTATTAGCAGATATAGCTGAAACCTTGCCGACATAGAGATTGGTTTGATTAATTTCGTAGCTACCACCACGGGGTTTTAAAATGATGCCTTTACCAACAGTCCCTTTAGATTTATCACCTAATATCAAGGTGATATCGTAAAGTGAATTATTAACAAAGACCGCATATTGACGATTGCTATTCTCGTTTAAAACCTCATCTCCGACATTTTTGGTAAATGTTTTTTCCCCGTGGGTACAATTATTAAATCGGATAACCTCAACCGTATTGCTAGAGTTGTTGAGCATAATTACCAAAAACCTCAATGGCATCACTATCCAAATTTATACTAGCCTGATTGCTTATCTGATTTTACAGCTTGTCTCTATTCCTGAACAATGGGGTAATACATTATTAGATAAATTTCGCTATCTTCAGTCTTGTATGTGTCAGAAAATCAGTTATGTTCATTGGTTTGAAGAGATGATGTTATGTTGACATTTTTTGGCTTCTTAGAATCCGTGTAATTATTTATGTAAAGTTTTATATCATCATTCAACATTTCTGGATATACCCAGAATCCAACTTTACGGATTCGATCATAGACTTTGCCTCGAAAAATATCACCCTTCTTGTATGACTGAGTAGGGTTAATACCAAGAAGGTCTGTCACCTCATCTGGAACCAAATCATCACTCCAAAATCGCAATGAAACCGAACACTCATCAACTTCTCCTCCTGCTATCCAAACAATCTCTCCTACAGGGTTCCCTGGTGGCAATCTTAGTGGTGGTTCCAATGACTCATCCATAAATTATTGACTATTGTTTATATTTAGGGATTTTCATAAAAACAAAAATAGCTAATCGCTAGGTTGGAAAATCACCAGCAATTAGCTATTAATTATAGTTTTTTAACTCCGGCATAGCATCTATTCTTTTGCCTTTTCCCTTTTACCTTTTGCCTTATTTACGGTTGATTTGGTGCAGTACAAGCACTATTAAACCCATAAGCTTCTTGCCAATGTTTCACCGTTCCTTTACCGATAGGAAAGACTTTAGTATCACCATTGGCAAAAGTTAACCGAGCGCGGACTTCTTTTGGTTGAGCTTTGCGTAAAATGTTAGCAGCATCGGCATTAATAGCAAATAAAGTATCTGACATATACCAAGTGTTGCTATATGAAACGTTTTGATTGTTTTCATATTCGGTATATGTATATTTGCCAGAAAAGCCTCTGACTTTGCTATTGGGGCTAGGAGTTAATTGCAGAATTTGACCATCAATACCTAACTCTATGGTGGTAGGAGCGATTTGTTCTAATGTTGCCTGGCCATCGGCTGGGGCAGTTTGGACGACGACTTTCGCAAAACAGCCTTCAATTTTGCTTCCCCACAAAGACACAACTACAAATCTGCCGGGACGGGGGCCGCTAAAGGGACTTTTAATTAAACTGCTTAAGGGGTCTTCACCGTGGGCATCAATAACTACTTTGCCTAAAGCGGAGTTCACTAGAGTATCTTGGATATTTACGAGTTTACTAAAAGGCAAGCCACCGCCCGCCCAAGGCATTCCATTGACTGTGTTGAGTTTATCTTCATCGATCGCAGTTTGGGCGATCGCTTGTTCACCAGCAAAATTTAGCAAATTTGGCAATAGTAATACAGTTAAAAGACTAAAATTTAAAATTTTTTTCATCTGAAAAAAATGTGTAAATTAAAATGTTTTATTCTAAATTCTGCCGTCTTTAGCAAATTCTACCAGGACAAGAACCTGCGGCTCCGCCAGAACCGTTGATGACTGATGGTCTGCCAATGGTAGGAACATTAGCAGATGCAGGTTTATCTTTTGGTTGAGAAATCGGTATTGCTAATTTCAAAGTTCTCACGGCTTTAGAATTAACAAAGATGTTGATGGGAATGCCTAAATTAAACCCAACTTTTTCCCCGTCGGATCTTGCACCGCGTCCGTGAATTCCAATTAAACGGCCGTTATCATCTAGCACAGGGCCACCACTCATCCCGCGATAAGTCGTGTTGCTATAAATTAAGGTGTAACCTTCTTTGTCTTGAGAATTAGTCCCAATAATTTGTCCCATTGGGACTAACACAGTGCGGTTTTCAATGCCGTGTAATGGTTCCGGTGCGCCCGATACATATACTGTTGTGCCTTCCCTGGTGGCATCGGAATTGCCAAAAATCGCCACATTGTAGGCTTGATCGCTGTTAAACTGTAAAATTGCTAAATCTGCTTCTGGAACACGGGTGATAGACGTGGGTTGAACTTGATATTGGGTCTGACCTCTTGTTTGGATGGTGTAAGTTCCTGGCGCATCAACCACATGCCAATTAGTCAGCACGCTGTAGGTTTTGCCTTTGCGGTAAATAATCACTCCAGAACCAAGTTTAGGGCCACTAATCATGACAGTAATGTTTTGAGCAAGATTAGTGACATCTTGTGCAGTTAAGGATTGAGCAACTTCTGGTTGCGTCAAGGCGATCGCTACCCCGACAATTGCTGTTGTAAATCCACGATTAAGTTTCATAATCTGACCTCTAATCAGCCTGATTAAATACAGTAGTAACCGTAGTGTTTTCGGCTTTTGGCATCATCTGTATCACCTTTGTTATCGGTACAGCCCAACTGAGGCGAATAATCATTTGATGCAATCTTTCATCGGCTTTAGAACCATCAGCAAATACTGATGGTTGATCCCACAATGGATAAGCTTGCATCCCATTAATTCCCACCACTTGACCCCGAACATTTAATAAAGGGCCGCCACTCATACCGTTTTTAATATTGTTGGTGTAGCCTAGTTGATAACCACCCTCTAAAGGTTTGGCTAGAACTAAACTCACCTTGCCTGTGGTAAACGCCAAACTTTGTTTTTTACCTCGTTCTTCCACAGCCGGATAACCCGCAGCAAATACTTCATCTCCTGATGCGGGAAATGCACCAGGAGATGCTATTGCATAGATACTGCCTGCACTTTTGAATTGCAACACAGCCAAATCGTTTTTTCCGAAGTTTAAGCGTTGAGGTAAATTAGCTCTATAAATCCTACCATCTGGCGCTTGTACACGATAGGGAGGATCACCAGCTTGTAATACATGAGCATTGGTCAGTACTGTATATGTTGCACCTCTACGCCGCAACAAAATACCCGAACCCAAAAAATCTTGAGATAGAACTTTGACAGTAATCGACCGAGCAATGTAATTTGGTGTAGGAATACTGACAACTGGTGCTGATGCCGACAAAATTAGGGAAATACTGCCAAGACAGACAACCAGTGTCAACGGAGAACCATTCATTTGGGTTTACAACAGATAAAAAATAGCGATCGCATCTTTATTCATTAATATCTTGATTAATATCGCTATTTTGGTCATTTGTCGCGTTATTTAAATATGTATCAAAATCAATGTTCAATGAGTCTCCCCCACTTTCATTCAGAACATTCCCCGCGACTAATCCCCGACGATTCATCAGTCTTCTCAAAGTTGTTTTCGCATTACTACCACGTTTGAGAGTAAATAACAAAGAACTATCAGTGCAAGGCGCATTCTGGTTTATCGCGGCACACACTACAGGTTGTCCACGCAACACGCCTGTTTTAATGTACTTAAGTCTGCCATTGTCATAACTTTTTTGAAACCTCCGAGACACTTCATAACAACGGCGTTCTGAGTTCCACTCTCTAGGAAAGTAATCTTGGGATGACCATTGAATCATCGGGACTTTCCTACCATCTTGCGTTTGAGCAACTGTGACAGGTACACCTTGACGCTTTTCACACTTAAAAATCGTCCCTCCCGCATAGCTAGGCTGATCAATAGTTGCAACCATACTCAACGCCGCTACAGAAGTGACTCCAATCCCCATCAAGCCTTGGCCAAACAACCTCAATTTCATGGTTAACACCTAACTTCCTCAAAAATATCAGGTATCTTACTGAAAGTGTAAAACATCATTGACCGTAAAATCACGGTGATAGTTCCCGCTAGAAAATTAATTTAACTTAAACCGAGTTTCCCTGAGTATGACAAAGTTTTGTTGTAGATAGAAATTGACTTTAAAATTTTAATTTCGATACTAATCAGTAAGTATATTCTTGAGCTAATTCATAGCAATGACATACAAAAAACACACCTTGGACACAATGTTGAAATATATTAACCGAAAATAGTTAATCTTTTGTTACAGAGATTATATTCATGAATCAATCGGCTAGTTTTTTGTTTGTTCTTCAGAATCAATATCAGGGGCGTTAGACATGAATTCCAGTTTAATTCTGTCCAATATTCTAAACCCGCCAGTGTTATTTTTCTTTTTAGGAATGCTGGCAATTTTTTTGCAATCTGATCTGGAAATTCCACAACCTTTACCTAAATTGTTTTCCCTTTACCTGTTACTAGCTATTGGTTTCAAAGGCGGATATGAAATTACCGAAAGTGGTATCAATCCTGAAATTGCTCTCACACTTTTTGCGGCGATTTTAATGGCTTCGGCTGTTCCTGTTTACTCATTTTTCATTTTAAAAGTTAAATTAGACGCATACAATGCAGCCGCCATAGCAGCAACTTATGGTTCAATTAGTGCAGTGACATTTATTACTGCTCAATCTTTTCTTAAAATTTTGAATATTTCCTCTGGCGGACACATGGTAGCCGCTTTAGCATTAATGGAATCACCAGCAATTATTGTGGGGATTTTGCTAGTGAGATTGTTTGCACCACCGAAAGAAAACCAAAAAGCCGAATTTTCTTGGAGTGAAGTTTTACGGGAAGCTTTCTTAAATGGTTCAGTTTTTCTCTTGATTGGTAGCGTGATTATTGGCACACTCACGGGTGAAAAAGGTTGGGAAAAACTACATCCATTCACCCAAGAAATTTTTTTACGGAGTCTTAGCCTTCTTTTTACTAGATATGGGAATGGTTGCCGCCAGAAGAATCAAAGATATGCGTAAAACTGGTTCTTTTTTAATTGCCTTTTCGATATTAATGCCTGTAGCTAATGCCATTTTCGGCATAATTATTGCCAAATTAATTGGCATGTCTGCGGGTAATGCTTTACTATTTGCAGTCCTTTGTGCGAGTGCTTCTTACATAGCAGTTCCAGCAGCGATGCGAATGACAGTTCCAGAAGCTAATCCTAGTTTGTATGTATCTATGGCATTAGCCTTGACCTTTCCTTTCAATATTATTATTGGCATTCCTTTGTATTTCAATATTATCAAAGCGATCGGAGTTTAAATAAGTGGAAGCCATCAAGAAAGTCGAGATAGTTACAAACTCTTTAGAACTACCAAAAGTTCTAGATATTTTAGAAAAAATCGGGGTTTCTGGTTACACAGTAATTGAAGATGTCACAGGTAAAGGAGATAGAGGCAGAGTGTTTAATGATTTAGAAACTCATACGCTCACGAATGGCTATATTATGAGTGTTTGCACACAAGCACAAGAACAAGAATTAGTAACAGAAATTGAGCCGATTTTGAAAAAATTTGGAGGTGTGTGTATTGTCTCTGATGCCAAGTGGATTGCACATTAGATAAGCTCTGAAGAGGCGTATTGATAGTATCAACGTCTCTCAAAATCACATTAGCTTATTATTCAGGAGTTTTTAACCGTGCCAATTAAACGCATAATTGCGGGGCTGAATGAATTTCACGATAATTATTTTATTACACACCGGGAATTATTTGAAAATTTATCGCAGGGACAAACACCAGAAGTATTATTTATTACTTGTTCTGATTCTCGGATTGATCCTTTTTTAATTACCCAGAGTCAGCCGGGAGATTTATTTGTTATTCGTAATGTTGGTAATATTATTCCACCTTATGGCTCACCTCATGGTGCTGAAGGTGCAGGAATAGAGTATGCAATTCAGGCTTTAAATATCAATGATGTAGTTGTCTGTGGTCATTCTCATTGTGGAGCAATGCGAGGATTATTACAGATAGGTAGTTTGGCACAGCAAATGCCGTTGGTTTATGACTGGTTAAGGCAGTACGCTGAACCAACTCGCCGTTTGGTGATGGATAACTATAAAGATTATCCCAGTGATAAGCTTTTAAGAATTGCCATTGAACAAAATGTACTTACACAAATCGAAAACCTCGAAACCCATCCAATTATTCGTTCTCGACTGCATAGCGGTCAACTAACTCTTCATGCTTGGATTTATGAAATTGAGACTGGTGAAGTATTTGCTTATGATGCCAATGCAGGGCAATTTAAGATTTTAGAAAATCGTCCCTTCCCTGTACCAAATCCGTTGATTGGTGTATATTCAGAGTAATTAATTATTAATGCTTGATAGGGTAATTGTGAGATTTTAAACTCTTGATTACCCTATCTTAATTTAAGTTTACACTAAATACGGCAATGAAGAATTTTTTTGTTTACAAAGAATAGTGATTTGCTGCGGCAAAAGGTATATGAATATTGGGAAGTGGTGAAACAATGGTTTTTCAATACACCAGAGCGATCGCTTGCTCAAGCTTATGATGCTGCCAAGAAAATCAGAAATATTGAAATAGAGCATTTTGACAATCAAATCATTTCTGCCGCATCTGTAAATGAGACACCAAATGTCATGTCTTATTGGCATAACATACTGACCCAAAATTTAACTGTTATTAAACTGAGACTCGCCGAATTCCAAGCCAGCCGCGCACTATTAGAAATCTCTAACCCTGTTTTATTAGATAAACTCCAGTTTATTGATGAAGTTATTGAAAAGTATCAGCAACAAACCTTAATAATTAGCAAAATAAATCAACAATCAGCATCTCAACCGCTAAAAATTGACAGTGAAATTTATCAAAATACATCTAATGTCATCAACCCTACCACCAACAATCGAAGTATAGGATTTCTCCCTAGTTCTATTGGTAGAACCATTAACCGAATTACCACAGACTTTTCTCCCAACGCCGAAGCAGATTTTATTCGGAATTACCACATTTCCCAAAATCGCACCAGAACTTCTGTGCGGTTCTTGTTACTGTTAATTGTGATTCCGTTACTAACTCAGCGGTTTTCTAAAGAATTTTTAGTGAGTCCTATAGTAGAGCATGTTAGAAGTCAAAAAATTACTGGTATTTTTATTAATTCTGAGATGGAGGAAGAAGCTTTCAAGGAGTTAAAAACCTTTGAAGAACAATTAAAATTTCAAACTCTCCTCAAGAAAGCGCCTAGTTTATCTCCAGAGGAAATCAAAACTACTGTCAAAGAAAAAGCCATTGAAATAGCTCAAAAATTCCGCAGTAAAAGTCAAGAAGCCATTAGTAATGTTTTCGCTGATTTAATTTCTTTAGTCGCCTTTGCTGTCGTAGTTGCTAATGGCAAAAAAGAAATTGCGGCGATTAAATCTTTTATAGATGAACTGATATTTGGCTTGAGTGATAGTGCTAAAGCCTTTGTGATTATTTTGTTTACTGATATATTTGTTGGTTTTCACTCCCCACACGGTTGGGAAGTCATTCTTGAAGGGTTAGCCGAACATTTGGGACTAGCACCTAATAGAAGTTTGATATTTCTCTTTATTGCCACATTTCCCGTAATTTTGGATACAGTTGTGAAATACTGGATATTCCGTTACCTCAGCCGCTTGTCACCTTCAGCACTGGCTACATATAAAGAAATGAACGAATAAGATTCGCCAATTACGTTAATAGATTGTCAATCTCCTTCTTCTGTTGGCTGAACATTGCCACTAATGATTGCTTGAAATATGTTTTTGATAAACCAAAAAGTTGCAGTCACTAACAACACAATCATTAAACTAGCAAGGGCAGCAAAGGGAGAAAAAATCAACAAGATTAACATTGCAAAAATTATGCTAGTGATTAATGTTTTATTCATATTTTGCACCTGTTTTAGTTTCTAGTTGTAGCTTAACTAACAACAGTGCGAATAGTCATGTATCTAAAAGTAGGGATTTAAATGAAATTAAACTTTATTCAATCAATTCATCATTACGATCTATTCAATTTAGTATTTAAGATAGCAGTCCTAAATGAATTACAAATCTACTGCCTATGACCTACTATTTCTATCAACCAGTAGTTTAGAAATCAAATAGGATTGCGATATGAGTCTTTTTTGCCTGGTTCATGGCGCTTTTCAAGGCACTTGGTGTTGGAATCTACTAACGCCTTACTTAGAATCTCAGGGTCACACAACTCTAGCAATGGATTTGCCAATTGAAAATGCTTCTACAACTTTGTCTCAATTTGCAGATGCAGTGATTAAAGTACTGCCTAAAACAGATGATGATATTGTCCTAGTAGGTCACTCAATGGCTGGTACGATAATTCCTTTGGTTGCAGAAGCGGTAAAAGTGCGTCAACTAGTGTTTGTGGCGGCGCTACTTCCCTATCCTGGAATTAGTACACTTGACCAATTTGCTCATCAGCTTAATTCTGATACGCTGCAATCCTTCAATTATCAACTAAAAGATCCAAGTCAACTTGAACAGTTCCACTCAGAACCGAGTATGTATGAACCGGATTCTTTAGGGAAAGACTATTCAGACGAAGCAGTATTAAGGCATTTTTTCTATCATGATTGTCAACCAGATGTGGTAGATTGGGCAATATCGAAGG encodes the following:
- a CDS encoding DUF4279 domain-containing protein, which codes for MDESLEPPLRLPPGNPVGEIVWIAGGEVDECSVSLRFWSDDLVPDEVTDLLGINPTQSYKKGDIFRGKVYDRIRKVGFWVYPEMLNDDIKLYINNYTDSKKPKNVNITSSLQTNEHN
- a CDS encoding S1 family peptidase, which encodes MKLNRGFTTAIVGVAIALTQPEVAQSLTAQDVTNLAQNITVMISGPKLGSGVIIYRKGKTYSVLTNWHVVDAPGTYTIQTRGQTQYQVQPTSITRVPEADLAILQFNSDQAYNVAIFGNSDATREGTTVYVSGAPEPLHGIENRTVLVPMGQIIGTNSQDKEGYTLIYSNTTYRGMSGGPVLDDNGRLIGIHGRGARSDGEKVGFNLGIPINIFVNSKAVRTLKLAIPISQPKDKPASANVPTIGRPSVINGSGGAAGSCPGRIC
- a CDS encoding S1 family peptidase; this encodes MNGSPLTLVVCLGSISLILSASAPVVSIPTPNYIARSITVKVLSQDFLGSGILLRRRGATYTVLTNAHVLQAGDPPYRVQAPDGRIYRANLPQRLNFGKNDLAVLQFKSAGSIYAIASPGAFPASGDEVFAAGYPAVEERGKKQSLAFTTGKVSLVLAKPLEGGYQLGYTNNIKNGMSGGPLLNVRGQVVGINGMQAYPLWDQPSVFADGSKADERLHQMIIRLSWAVPITKVIQMMPKAENTTVTTVFNQAD
- a CDS encoding COP23 domain-containing protein → MKLRLFGQGLMGIGVTSVAALSMVATIDQPSYAGGTIFKCEKRQGVPVTVAQTQDGRKVPMIQWSSQDYFPREWNSERRCYEVSRRFQKSYDNGRLKYIKTGVLRGQPVVCAAINQNAPCTDSSLLFTLKRGSNAKTTLRRLMNRRGLVAGNVLNESGGDSLNIDFDTYLNNATNDQNSDINQDINE
- a CDS encoding P-II family nitrogen regulator; this encodes MEAIKKVEIVTNSLELPKVLDILEKIGVSGYTVIEDVTGKGDRGRVFNDLETHTLTNGYIMSVCTQAQEQELVTEIEPILKKFGGVCIVSDAKWIAH
- a CDS encoding carbonic anhydrase — its product is MPIKRIIAGLNEFHDNYFITHRELFENLSQGQTPEVLFITCSDSRIDPFLITQSQPGDLFVIRNVGNIIPPYGSPHGAEGAGIEYAIQALNINDVVVCGHSHCGAMRGLLQIGSLAQQMPLVYDWLRQYAEPTRRLVMDNYKDYPSDKLLRIAIEQNVLTQIENLETHPIIRSRLHSGQLTLHAWIYEIETGEVFAYDANAGQFKILENRPFPVPNPLIGVYSE
- a CDS encoding proton extrusion protein PcxA, which produces MFTKNSDLLRQKVYEYWEVVKQWFFNTPERSLAQAYDAAKKIRNIEIEHFDNQIISAASVNETPNVMSYWHNILTQNLTVIKLRLAEFQASRALLEISNPVLLDKLQFIDEVIEKYQQQTLIISKINQQSASQPLKIDSEIYQNTSNVINPTTNNRSIGFLPSSIGRTINRITTDFSPNAEADFIRNYHISQNRTRTSVRFLLLLIVIPLLTQRFSKEFLVSPIVEHVRSQKITGIFINSEMEEEAFKELKTFEEQLKFQTLLKKAPSLSPEEIKTTVKEKAIEIAQKFRSKSQEAISNVFADLISLVAFAVVVANGKKEIAAIKSFIDELIFGLSDSAKAFVIILFTDIFVGFHSPHGWEVILEGLAEHLGLAPNRSLIFLFIATFPVILDTVVKYWIFRYLSRLSPSALATYKEMNE
- a CDS encoding alpha/beta fold hydrolase, producing the protein MSLFCLVHGAFQGTWCWNLLTPYLESQGHTTLAMDLPIENASTTLSQFADAVIKVLPKTDDDIVLVGHSMAGTIIPLVAEAVKVRQLVFVAALLPYPGISTLDQFAHQLNSDTLQSFNYQLKDPSQLEQFHSEPSMYEPDSLGKDYSDEAVLRHFFYHDCQPDVVDWAISKGRSQQSLAYIFETHPLKALPTVERKYIVCINDRIISPAWSRYAARQRLGVDAIELPSGHCPHLSCPEMLASVLQQISSK